One Candidatus Methylacidiphilales bacterium DNA window includes the following coding sequences:
- a CDS encoding TetR/AcrR family transcriptional regulator — translation MKRLFRMVQPELHAHDPGHAEAIRERIMDAGEKAFAEWGFAAASLRQITSEAGVNLAAVNYYFGSKDVLYTSILSRVVQPLNQARIALLEKALLRAAGKPLALETILDAFCRPCFEFSRQKEKQHLLVLLGKSLYESDAFMIRLMEHEWKPVVVHFERELKRTLPELPSAELTWRFHFAIGAMIHTISQARALEYLSNGECNMTDGEEVLRRLVAFGAAGMRHSPDKH, via the coding sequence TTGAAACGACTGTTTCGCATGGTCCAACCTGAACTGCATGCGCATGACCCCGGTCACGCCGAAGCGATTCGTGAACGCATCATGGATGCGGGGGAAAAGGCCTTTGCCGAATGGGGTTTTGCCGCGGCCTCGCTGCGCCAGATCACCAGCGAAGCCGGAGTCAATCTGGCTGCGGTCAATTATTACTTTGGTTCCAAGGACGTTCTTTACACCTCGATCCTGTCAAGGGTGGTCCAACCCCTCAACCAAGCCCGCATCGCCCTGCTGGAGAAAGCCCTCCTGCGGGCGGCCGGAAAGCCCTTGGCGCTGGAAACCATCCTGGATGCCTTCTGTCGCCCCTGCTTCGAGTTTTCGCGCCAAAAGGAGAAACAGCACCTGCTGGTCCTCCTGGGCAAATCTCTTTACGAAAGCGACGCCTTCATGATCCGGCTGATGGAGCATGAATGGAAACCGGTGGTGGTTCATTTTGAGCGCGAGCTCAAGCGCACGCTGCCCGAGTTGCCATCGGCCGAACTTACCTGGCGATTCCATTTCGCCATCGGGGCCATGATCCACACCATCAGCCAGGCCCGTGCGCTCGAATACCTCTCCAATGGGGAATGCAACATGACGGACGGCGAAGAAGTCCTGCGACGCTTGGTGGCCTTTGGGGCCGCAGGCATGCGCCACTCCCCCGACAAACACTAA
- a CDS encoding TolC family protein produces MNRPFVNTLHSLALLPAFLLLLPLPPASAASAEADAAKAAARKLDSSKPTPVPLPVETLDLGLCYQLALLRMESIGLSEADVRVAQARFWQAVGAALPTLKVLGEQSVYNDRSASFGVNNSGGGIGGPAPKIDNYPQTARVNLKVPLFSGMRDFQVARAARADIEGNRQTIRRVRQNLYLDVAEAFYQVLQYEDDLRVLGDIEQTLLERVADQERRVKLGKSRQSELIQARNDLAQARVSLERTRGLHGASRELLLFYTGLPEEQLKIKDTAPPPPGSLTLAHYLEKSGQRPDVLAAVEAERSARAQLSAAKGEHWPTLSFEGNYYLYDSDKIQDGEWNGFLTLEIPIFDGGSIEARVDENKALFAKKQLDVSKLERETVRDIRTAWNNFNSSLAELARTDEAARTAEMNYTAQKADYELGVVKSLDVLDALRSWQDTRRDLIAAHLASKLNLVKLHVAAGDIDQGPLKK; encoded by the coding sequence ATGAACCGTCCCTTTGTGAACACCCTCCATAGCCTGGCCCTGCTCCCGGCCTTTTTGCTGTTACTTCCGCTCCCACCGGCCAGCGCGGCCTCTGCTGAAGCAGACGCGGCCAAAGCGGCAGCGAGAAAGCTGGACTCCTCCAAACCCACCCCGGTTCCCCTCCCGGTCGAGACTCTGGATCTCGGACTCTGTTACCAACTCGCCCTCTTGCGCATGGAAAGCATCGGCCTGAGTGAAGCGGATGTGCGGGTGGCCCAGGCCCGTTTCTGGCAGGCCGTCGGCGCCGCCCTGCCCACGCTGAAGGTTTTGGGCGAACAGTCCGTATACAACGACCGCAGCGCTTCCTTCGGCGTCAACAATTCCGGCGGCGGGATTGGCGGACCGGCGCCCAAAATCGACAACTACCCCCAGACCGCCCGGGTCAATCTCAAGGTGCCTCTTTTTTCCGGGATGCGTGATTTCCAAGTGGCCCGCGCCGCGCGGGCCGACATCGAAGGCAACCGCCAGACCATCCGGCGGGTCCGACAAAACCTCTACCTCGATGTCGCCGAGGCTTTCTACCAAGTCCTGCAATACGAGGACGACCTGCGTGTGCTCGGGGATATCGAACAGACCCTGCTCGAACGGGTGGCCGACCAGGAACGACGGGTCAAGCTGGGGAAATCACGGCAAAGCGAACTCATCCAAGCGCGCAACGACCTGGCCCAGGCCCGGGTCAGCCTTGAGCGCACACGTGGGCTGCACGGGGCCTCGCGCGAACTCCTGCTTTTCTACACCGGACTTCCTGAGGAACAGTTGAAAATCAAGGACACCGCCCCGCCTCCGCCGGGCAGCCTGACCCTGGCGCATTACCTGGAAAAATCCGGCCAGCGGCCCGATGTTCTTGCCGCTGTCGAGGCCGAGCGTTCCGCCCGGGCCCAGCTCTCCGCCGCCAAGGGGGAACATTGGCCCACCCTCAGCTTCGAGGGAAACTACTACCTCTACGACTCGGACAAAATCCAGGACGGGGAGTGGAACGGCTTCCTCACCCTGGAAATCCCGATCTTCGACGGGGGCAGCATCGAGGCCCGGGTCGATGAAAACAAAGCGCTCTTCGCCAAGAAGCAACTCGACGTCTCGAAGCTGGAACGGGAAACGGTCCGCGACATCCGCACGGCCTGGAATAATTTCAACTCCTCCCTGGCCGAACTGGCCCGCACCGACGAAGCGGCCCGCACCGCGGAGATGAACTACACCGCCCAGAAGGCCGACTACGAACTCGGGGTGGTCAAGAGCCTCGATGTCCTCGATGCCCTCCGTTCCTGGCAGGACACCCGTCGCGATCTCATCGCCGCCCACCTCGCGAGCAAGCTCAACCTGGTCAAACTCCATGTCGCCGCCGGGGACATCGATCAAGGACCCCTTAAGAAGTAA
- a CDS encoding efflux RND transporter permease subunit, with the protein MNLAEISVKRPVFAWMLMSALIIFGAICFGRLGVSLLPDVEVPNVLVQVTWPGAAPEVMETEIVDQMEQALVNVSGIKNLNSTIYQGSANISLEFYPGRNADAALLEVQTNITRVRLPKEVDDPLIFKVNPSDQEIMWLGISSDTWSLLDLTVYAERYLRDKFQVLPGVGQLILSGFAERNLRVWVDHDKLAEYDLTILDVQNALRTQHIEQAAGLLENNQQEINVRLMGEGLTAKDVGQILIKQRGGQPIHNALIRIADVAVVQDGLNDVRSISKIAGVRGGGIGFRKQRGANSIEVADNIKKTLEEIRPSLPKDVKISVNYDESKFTKESVEETEFTLILSAILTALICWLFLGSLSSTFNVVMSIPTSILGSFIILYFLGFTLNLFTLLALSLAIGVVVDDAIMVLENIVRHFEMGKSRMQASIDGTKEITGPALASTLAVLAVFLPIALIQGSAVGQFLFQFGITIAAAVALSLVEAITLTPMRCSQFLSVKRTNPVTRGVDGLLKFLTDRYRSALPFCLQHRLPVLGAFLLAFAGSLYIAGKVPGEFSPSQDQGTLFVKYETPVGSSLAYSENRIAEAEKLVLALPETRTYFLAVGSFMDGNINNGIMFVDMKPKAERTRSQLEVMDALRPELDKISDLKSFLVDLSKGGPEGGLGFPITFSLQGPNLDVLKKESARLIGWMKDEKLATDLNTDFKEGQPELRVYIEREAASARGVTVQEISDTIAAAIGGVREGKFTNDDRRYDVRIRLLPEERERVEDLKKLTVRNIYGEIIPVKDVVRWEQVSSLQTIARRNRERSITVTGNPAPGVAENTAMGRIKEHAQQTLPQGYRLIPSQSAETNEKFGRDMMFALGLGILVAYMVLAAQFNSFAQPFLILLAMPFAISGAALGLFAFGQTWNLYSGIGMILLLGIVKKNSILLVEFTDKVRETDGVGADAALLKACPIRLRPVLMTSIATIAAAVPPALALGPGAESRIPMALTILCGSAVSMLSTLFIVPCAYSVLESAKDLFRRHILHKPAGPGLVQ; encoded by the coding sequence ATGAACCTAGCCGAAATCTCCGTCAAACGCCCCGTCTTCGCGTGGATGCTCATGTCCGCGCTCATCATCTTCGGGGCCATCTGCTTCGGCCGCCTCGGGGTCAGTCTGCTTCCCGACGTCGAGGTGCCCAACGTCCTTGTCCAGGTCACCTGGCCCGGGGCCGCGCCCGAGGTCATGGAAACGGAAATCGTCGACCAGATGGAACAGGCCCTGGTCAACGTCTCGGGGATCAAGAACCTCAATTCGACCATCTATCAAGGAAGTGCCAACATCAGCCTGGAGTTCTACCCCGGTCGCAACGCCGACGCCGCCCTGCTCGAGGTCCAGACCAACATCACCCGCGTCCGCCTCCCCAAGGAAGTCGACGACCCGCTCATTTTCAAGGTCAACCCCTCCGACCAGGAAATCATGTGGCTGGGCATCAGCAGCGACACCTGGTCGCTCCTGGACCTGACCGTTTATGCCGAGCGCTACCTGCGCGACAAGTTCCAGGTGCTTCCCGGAGTCGGGCAGCTCATCCTTTCGGGTTTTGCCGAACGCAACCTCCGCGTCTGGGTCGACCACGACAAGCTGGCCGAATACGACCTGACCATCCTCGATGTCCAGAACGCCCTGCGCACCCAGCATATCGAGCAGGCCGCCGGTCTTCTGGAAAACAACCAGCAAGAAATCAACGTCCGCCTGATGGGCGAGGGCCTGACCGCCAAGGATGTCGGACAAATCCTGATCAAACAGCGCGGCGGCCAGCCGATCCACAACGCCCTCATACGCATCGCCGATGTGGCCGTGGTCCAGGACGGTCTCAACGATGTCCGCTCCATCTCGAAAATCGCCGGGGTGCGCGGCGGCGGCATCGGTTTCCGCAAACAGCGCGGGGCCAACTCCATCGAAGTGGCCGACAACATCAAGAAAACCCTCGAGGAAATCCGCCCCTCCCTGCCCAAGGACGTCAAGATCAGCGTCAACTACGACGAATCCAAATTCACCAAAGAATCAGTCGAGGAAACCGAATTCACCCTCATCCTCTCCGCCATCCTCACCGCCCTCATTTGCTGGCTCTTCCTTGGCTCCCTTTCTTCGACCTTCAACGTCGTCATGTCGATCCCGACCTCGATCCTCGGGTCTTTCATCATCCTCTATTTTCTCGGCTTCACCCTCAACCTCTTCACCCTGCTCGCCCTTTCCCTCGCCATCGGCGTGGTCGTGGACGATGCCATCATGGTGCTGGAGAACATCGTCCGGCATTTCGAAATGGGGAAGAGTCGCATGCAAGCCTCCATCGACGGCACCAAGGAAATCACGGGCCCGGCCCTCGCCTCCACCCTGGCCGTGTTGGCGGTGTTCCTTCCCATTGCCCTCATCCAGGGCTCGGCCGTGGGCCAGTTCCTCTTCCAGTTCGGCATCACCATCGCCGCCGCCGTTGCCCTTTCCCTCGTCGAAGCCATCACCCTGACCCCGATGCGCTGCTCGCAATTCCTCTCTGTCAAGCGCACCAACCCCGTCACCCGCGGGGTCGACGGCCTCCTTAAGTTCCTCACGGACCGCTACCGCTCCGCACTGCCCTTCTGCCTGCAACACCGTTTGCCTGTTCTGGGCGCTTTCCTGCTGGCATTCGCCGGCTCACTCTACATCGCGGGCAAAGTGCCGGGGGAATTCTCACCCTCCCAGGACCAAGGCACGCTCTTCGTCAAATACGAAACCCCCGTGGGCTCCTCCCTGGCCTACTCGGAAAACCGCATCGCGGAAGCCGAGAAGCTGGTCCTGGCCCTTCCCGAGACCCGCACCTACTTCCTGGCCGTGGGCAGCTTCATGGATGGCAACATCAACAACGGCATCATGTTCGTCGATATGAAACCGAAAGCCGAACGCACCCGCAGCCAGCTTGAAGTCATGGACGCCCTCCGCCCCGAATTGGACAAGATCAGCGACCTGAAGTCCTTCCTGGTGGACCTTTCCAAGGGAGGTCCCGAGGGCGGCCTGGGTTTCCCCATCACCTTCTCCCTCCAGGGCCCTAACCTTGATGTGTTGAAAAAGGAGTCGGCCCGGCTCATCGGTTGGATGAAAGACGAAAAGCTGGCCACCGACCTCAACACCGACTTCAAGGAAGGCCAGCCCGAGTTGAGGGTTTACATCGAGCGCGAGGCCGCCTCGGCGCGGGGCGTCACGGTGCAGGAAATCTCAGACACCATTGCCGCCGCCATCGGCGGGGTGCGCGAGGGCAAGTTCACCAACGACGACCGCCGCTACGACGTGCGGATCCGGCTTCTGCCCGAAGAGCGTGAACGGGTGGAAGACTTGAAAAAGCTGACCGTACGCAACATCTACGGCGAGATCATCCCGGTCAAAGATGTCGTTCGTTGGGAGCAGGTGTCCAGTCTCCAGACCATCGCCCGCCGCAACCGTGAGCGGTCGATCACCGTGACCGGCAATCCGGCCCCCGGGGTGGCGGAAAACACGGCCATGGGCCGGATCAAGGAGCACGCCCAACAGACCCTGCCCCAGGGCTACCGCCTCATCCCCTCACAGTCGGCGGAAACGAATGAGAAATTCGGACGCGACATGATGTTTGCCCTCGGCCTGGGCATCCTGGTGGCCTACATGGTGCTGGCGGCCCAGTTCAACAGCTTCGCCCAGCCTTTCCTCATCCTCCTGGCCATGCCCTTCGCCATCAGTGGCGCGGCCCTCGGTCTCTTCGCCTTCGGCCAGACTTGGAACCTTTACAGCGGGATCGGCATGATCCTCCTTCTGGGGATTGTGAAGAAAAACTCCATTCTTCTGGTGGAGTTCACGGACAAGGTGCGTGAAACCGATGGGGTGGGTGCGGATGCGGCCTTGCTCAAGGCCTGCCCGATCCGGCTGCGTCCGGTGCTCATGACCTCGATCGCCACCATCGCCGCCGCCGTCCCGCCCGCGCTGGCCCTGGGACCGGGGGCGGAAAGCCGCATCCCGATGGCCCTGACCATCCTCTGTGGTTCGGCGGTGTCCATGCTCTCGACCCTGTTCATCGTGCCTTGTGCATACAGCGTGCTCGAGAGCGCCAAGGACCTTTTTCGCCGCCACATTCTGCATAAGCCCGCAGGCCCCGGGCTTGTCCAGTAA
- a CDS encoding outer membrane protein transport protein has protein sequence MKASRVWAAALMAALPAAAYGLGSRIANQDAEAVARGNAFVATANNPSAVYYNPAGIRQLPGGQVRLGSYLTMVESQYRSPNGAFSSTKDKPAMVPQMFGTYTPDKSRFSFGLGIYSPFGLGTIWPEDSGFSTRATTTQLTYIRVNPVVAVDLVPGLSLGAGPAFNYSSVVLKNSLPAPGQEFTFDGNNVDVGFNAGILWKFHPQFSTGFSYHSASSINYQGSTNTPGLAREEEADARLEFPLWFTWGLSYRPDPHWNIEFNLEYTDWDSLDTVTIRRSSGDISIPFDWEPGFMYKLGATYDFLNGWSISAGYFYTEQTVPDRTFTPGVPDTEVHTGSVGATYRRGPWTYAAAAQLTMGPWRDVSGSPVSTSGESADGKFRYIIPAINLSLGYQF, from the coding sequence ATGAAGGCTTCCCGCGTATGGGCCGCCGCCCTCATGGCCGCCCTGCCGGCTGCGGCCTACGGGCTGGGTTCGCGCATCGCCAACCAGGACGCCGAGGCCGTCGCACGCGGCAATGCCTTTGTCGCCACCGCCAACAATCCCTCGGCGGTTTACTACAACCCGGCCGGTATCCGGCAGTTGCCGGGAGGGCAGGTGCGGTTGGGTTCCTACCTGACCATGGTCGAGTCCCAATACCGGTCTCCCAACGGGGCCTTCTCCAGCACAAAGGACAAACCCGCCATGGTCCCCCAGATGTTCGGTACTTACACGCCGGACAAGAGCCGGTTCTCCTTCGGATTGGGCATTTATTCCCCCTTCGGACTGGGAACGATCTGGCCGGAGGATTCCGGGTTTTCCACCCGGGCCACCACGACCCAGTTGACCTACATCCGGGTCAATCCGGTGGTGGCCGTCGACCTCGTCCCCGGCCTTTCCCTCGGAGCCGGTCCGGCCTTCAACTACAGCTCCGTCGTCCTGAAAAATTCCCTTCCCGCTCCCGGACAGGAATTCACCTTCGACGGCAACAACGTCGATGTCGGTTTCAACGCCGGCATTCTTTGGAAGTTCCACCCGCAGTTTTCCACCGGCTTCAGCTACCACAGTGCGTCCTCTATCAACTATCAGGGCTCAACCAACACTCCGGGACTCGCCCGGGAAGAGGAAGCCGACGCCCGGCTTGAATTTCCCCTATGGTTCACCTGGGGCCTTTCCTACCGTCCCGATCCCCATTGGAACATCGAGTTCAACCTCGAATACACTGATTGGGATTCCCTCGATACGGTCACCATCCGGCGTTCATCCGGGGACATTTCCATTCCCTTCGATTGGGAACCCGGCTTCATGTACAAACTCGGAGCGACCTACGATTTTCTCAACGGTTGGTCCATCAGTGCCGGTTACTTCTACACCGAGCAAACCGTGCCCGACCGAACCTTCACTCCCGGCGTGCCCGACACGGAGGTTCACACCGGCAGCGTGGGGGCGACCTATCGTCGTGGTCCGTGGACCTATGCCGCCGCCGCCCAGCTCACCATGGGGCCCTGGCGTGATGTGTCCGGCAGCCCGGTTTCCACCTCCGGGGAATCCGCCGACGGGAAATTCCGCTACATCATCCCCGCCATCAACCTTTCCCTCGGCTATCAGTTCTAA
- a CDS encoding glucose 1-dehydrogenase has product MAIQSGSGLDGKVVVVTGGSSGIGKACALALSRQGATVTVVADLNLEGLQQTVAEMSGQGFYAQLDISQPVQVKDFFRSVVEKYGRIDCAINNAGIEGQLAPTAACSEENWDRVLSVNLKGTWLCMREQINQMLKQGAGSIVNISSVLGLVALPGYPAYAASKHGIVGLTKAAALEYAQAGIRVNALCPGAVQTPLMDRMIRDNPGLITEELFVQQEPIGRVARPEEIAAAAVWLCSDAASFVTGVALPVDGGVVAR; this is encoded by the coding sequence ATGGCAATCCAAAGCGGCTCGGGTTTGGATGGTAAGGTAGTGGTGGTGACCGGGGGAAGCTCCGGGATCGGCAAGGCCTGTGCGCTCGCCCTCAGCCGCCAGGGGGCCACGGTCACGGTGGTGGCCGATCTCAATCTTGAGGGCCTGCAACAGACAGTGGCCGAGATGAGCGGCCAGGGTTTCTACGCCCAACTCGATATCTCCCAACCGGTCCAGGTGAAGGATTTCTTCCGCAGTGTGGTGGAAAAATACGGCCGCATCGACTGCGCGATCAACAACGCCGGGATCGAGGGCCAGCTCGCCCCCACCGCCGCCTGTTCCGAGGAAAACTGGGACCGCGTCCTTTCGGTCAATCTGAAGGGCACCTGGCTCTGCATGCGCGAGCAGATCAACCAGATGCTCAAACAGGGCGCGGGCTCGATCGTCAACATTTCCTCCGTGCTCGGTCTGGTCGCCCTCCCCGGCTATCCAGCCTATGCCGCCAGCAAGCACGGCATCGTCGGCCTGACCAAGGCCGCCGCACTGGAATACGCCCAGGCCGGCATCCGGGTCAACGCCCTCTGCCCCGGTGCGGTCCAGACCCCCCTCATGGATCGTATGATCCGGGACAACCCCGGCTTGATCACCGAGGAACTCTTTGTCCAACAGGAACCCATCGGGCGCGTCGCCCGCCCGGAAGAAATCGCCGCGGCCGCGGTCTGGCTGTGTTCCGACGCGGCTTCATTTGTCACCGGGGTCGCCCTCCCGGTCGATGGAGGGGTGGTGGCACGATGA
- a CDS encoding Crp/Fnr family transcriptional regulator: MIDGQQEITYARNDIIFHESERPDGVYIVKDGLVQIFQSVQTPEGVVDVELGRIGARGMFGEMGLIDHRPRSASAKALGPTTLLFIPKEQFRKHLEQLPPWVTLLIKTFVHRLRETNDRLVEVLEARGESPAIHLHPHDLVMTEGEGAGQSPPQPGV; the protein is encoded by the coding sequence ATGATCGACGGCCAACAGGAAATCACTTACGCCCGGAATGACATCATCTTCCACGAATCGGAGCGACCGGACGGGGTTTACATTGTCAAAGACGGCTTGGTGCAAATCTTCCAAAGCGTGCAGACCCCGGAGGGTGTGGTGGATGTTGAATTGGGGCGCATCGGGGCGCGGGGCATGTTCGGAGAAATGGGGCTGATCGACCACCGCCCGCGCAGCGCGTCCGCCAAGGCCCTCGGCCCGACCACCCTCCTCTTCATCCCCAAGGAACAATTCCGCAAGCACCTCGAACAACTGCCCCCCTGGGTCACCCTATTGATCAAGACCTTTGTCCACCGCCTCCGTGAGACCAACGACCGTTTGGTGGAAGTTCTGGAAGCCCGTGGTGAAAGCCCGGCCATCCACCTCCACCCCCATGACTTGGTCATGACCGAGGGCGAAGGTGCGGGGCAGTCCCCACCGCAGCCGGGGGTCTGA
- a CDS encoding DUF4114 domain-containing protein has protein sequence MKLFCTWPIRKSLVCAAAALLWGSVMNLPADTVFYGSNSTNPAYDDIGNTLTDVYGNNALGGTFNEVNYGLYQINGTGPQSINMTFLYDDGAYTFSFGYFEVTSTLAALPYDTVAEKQAWAIEALSTAQVVFVDQAAIFTVPSGAKQVTRDTDDAYTTPTPNNDQTRNHDRGNGDTYDITNDTNVVTLEGGRFYSFFIIPNNSLEAFLNDAADNTFTSFALDGTGASAWPLFAVSEGNPGNDTAGAGTGLDQAFTFFGTTRNNNGNAVGSNTSNPNFAPDPNSPGSVITFEDITRRTGGGSDDDFNDLHFYIDNTLSTGIVVPEPSTWITGAVLLLLAAGEGWRRRRRPHQTA, from the coding sequence ATGAAATTGTTCTGTACCTGGCCCATTCGCAAGTCACTGGTTTGTGCCGCCGCTGCCCTTTTATGGGGATCGGTGATGAACCTGCCAGCAGACACGGTCTTCTACGGGAGCAACTCGACCAACCCCGCTTATGACGACATCGGCAATACGCTGACCGATGTTTACGGGAACAACGCGCTGGGCGGGACATTCAACGAGGTGAATTACGGCTTGTACCAGATCAATGGTACCGGCCCCCAGTCGATCAACATGACGTTTCTGTATGATGATGGAGCCTACACTTTTTCATTCGGCTATTTCGAAGTCACCAGCACTCTCGCGGCCTTGCCCTATGACACGGTGGCCGAAAAACAAGCCTGGGCCATCGAGGCGCTCTCCACGGCCCAAGTGGTCTTCGTCGACCAAGCGGCGATCTTTACCGTGCCGAGCGGGGCCAAGCAAGTGACCCGGGACACGGATGATGCGTATACCACTCCCACTCCAAATAATGACCAAACCCGCAACCATGACCGGGGAAACGGCGACACCTACGACATCACGAACGACACCAATGTGGTGACTTTGGAGGGCGGCCGGTTTTATTCCTTTTTCATTATCCCCAACAATTCATTAGAAGCCTTTCTGAACGACGCCGCAGACAACACGTTCACCTCGTTTGCCCTTGATGGAACCGGGGCCAGTGCCTGGCCGCTCTTTGCGGTCAGCGAGGGAAACCCGGGCAATGACACGGCAGGGGCAGGGACGGGTCTGGACCAGGCATTCACTTTTTTTGGCACGACACGCAACAACAATGGAAATGCGGTGGGAAGCAACACCAGCAATCCGAACTTCGCTCCCGACCCGAATTCCCCGGGATCCGTCATCACCTTCGAGGACATCACCCGCCGCACGGGGGGGGGATCAGACGATGATTTCAATGATTTGCACTTCTACATCGATAACACTCTGTCCACGGGGATCGTGGTGCCTGAACCTTCGACGTGGATCACGGGGGCGGTCCTGTTGTTGCTGGCCGCCGGGGAGGGCTGGCGTCGCCGTCGCCGCCCCCATCAGACGGCTTGA
- the creB gene encoding two-component system response regulator CreB, which yields MPRHILVVEDEPLIADNIHYALETEGMVAIPCATLGEAEMHLREQSFDLIVLDVNLPDGNGFDFCRGLRTRQSTPVIFLTARAAEIDRVVGLEIGGDDYLVKPFSPRELTARIKAVLRRGGSASPSTSQLPPPQQNTPTASNGNFSIDEDRKEILLSGVALGLSRYEFRLLKVLVERPGRIFSRDELMDRAWDEPDSSTDRTVDAHIKKIRSKIRAAVPGADPIETHRGYGYSLRPTPQ from the coding sequence ATGCCCCGACACATCCTCGTGGTCGAAGACGAACCGCTGATCGCGGACAATATCCACTACGCCTTGGAAACCGAGGGTATGGTGGCCATTCCTTGTGCCACGCTTGGCGAAGCGGAAATGCACCTGCGGGAACAATCTTTTGATCTCATCGTCCTCGACGTCAACCTACCCGACGGCAACGGCTTTGATTTTTGCCGCGGCCTCCGAACCCGCCAGTCCACCCCGGTCATCTTCCTCACCGCACGGGCGGCAGAAATCGATCGCGTGGTGGGCCTGGAAATCGGCGGCGATGACTACCTGGTCAAACCCTTCAGTCCCCGGGAACTCACGGCCCGCATCAAGGCCGTTTTGCGCCGGGGTGGATCCGCTTCCCCATCTACATCCCAGTTGCCTCCTCCCCAGCAGAACACTCCAACTGCCAGCAATGGAAATTTCTCTATCGATGAAGATCGCAAAGAGATTCTTTTATCCGGGGTTGCCTTGGGTTTATCGCGCTATGAGTTCCGTCTGCTCAAGGTTCTGGTCGAGCGTCCCGGGCGGATCTTCAGCCGCGACGAATTGATGGACCGCGCCTGGGACGAGCCCGATTCCAGCACCGACCGCACCGTCGATGCCCACATCAAAAAAATCCGCTCCAAGATCCGCGCCGCCGTCCCAGGCGCCGACCCCATCGAGACCCACCGCGGTTACGGCTATTCCCTCCGGCCCACCCCCCAATGA